In Bombus huntii isolate Logan2020A chromosome 3, iyBomHunt1.1, whole genome shotgun sequence, a single genomic region encodes these proteins:
- the LOC126863591 gene encoding trithorax group protein osa isoform X5, producing the protein MRPTPSPTGSTGSRSMSPAVGQQNVQMPPRPSSSQSDGSGPARMSHSPMTTQGAYQQPLGPSPHMHSYKMNNTGPGVVQPGPGSTSLGGINPMGGGMGYAAGGTAAGQPGGYHGQGPYPPPRPHVQFPQGYPSPANSQPPPNNQYQASNRPNNLVQYPPYTHKMGFNSVPPGMPPSPGPPQVYGGSGTTGMVPPGAPGVAVIGNMGPPASSMGPPPPSPNHVSSQPPPTSSAVPHLHTPAATPPLNHEGSPMPPPSTTPNSHPASTPTPTSHSSADLTTETSNDSGITTTASGTSVINVTSTSSGTVTSVITTGPDGTSLDEGSQQSTLSNASAASGEDPTFPPKVRKDMMGGYHSHPTTPQSTVPSPGAASINSIHEEYPDMNSPGWPRTPASPVFNSHVPQDPYRPKKPDSLAKLYEMDDTMERRTWLDKLVNFMEERRTPITSCPTISKNPLDLFRLYLYVKERGGFMEVCKVTKNKTWKDIAGLLGIGASSSAAYTLRKHYTKHLLAYECHFDRGGVDPQPIINQVEAGSKKKPSKGTASVPSPGSSNSQDSFPAAGSSNASMDGYGSYQSGYTGGTPGGPSSEYTPPPPRPPSQSSAPSPHQGGLNQGGQNSTNPFDDGVGRLFRKSNATPHPGPLRASGIQQGSYQNTGSYQNYPQDQYNRSQANTLSQQGEFNQPYSPRSHYSPYVPDVDRGYPGGNMPPNNASGQDIYNRYSSSQQPANYSAGTPPNARSNSYPSAPQAHPPTVPQQTATSQPSSPSQPSAASSYSCPQDYYRPEQGGYGAPGGTQIYSGGASANKNMPPPPPGPNPPRRHPDFAKDQQYPQYNQQRPAYPGWPNTTNQYNSNSGNNRVQYPSQPPQPQVQQQQPQPQQQTPQSASSTPSSVLPNSQQWGSQQPNRTTPQPTLNAIAHAPPPWDHRYTNQPSPLYPTPGNHQNQLGINPMISQQPTSKREMTFPPDSVEAMTPLLYKRRKLTRADVAPIEAWRIMMALRSGLLAESCWALDVLNILLFDDSSVSYFGLAHLPGLLDVLLEHFSRSLSDMFESPVNEDDRNWNQSADGPEVDLGAVTRPIDPEDRTKLLSSANYTFLSRRGRPVKIVPRDDDLFVLDTRRSWDHQDCESETEPWQVDNNTTKYIVTCFQSEIGSVPFARLLRDEKPPLLQKEVECTDMKDETKADSGTLEASEFSQKTAEPGEKPKETNEKKQLDKKKKTKTLSDVLSRIKKEPVEMNDLTRELFEKKNDGFKKECDTETKVNNNMGEHFADIPKPEEEAVPTQNGLNDMTSNAEVEKIEIKVENEEQESVMKDDNKEGPRLNIKDPAGTLKRRRISDYEDESYSRDEASLYLVTETQDNLARRCVCLSTILRNLTFIPGNEAEFAKNVTFLSLLGKLLLLHHEHPVRTQKTRNYDREEDADFADSCSSLQGESEWWWDFLHHIRENVLVMAANIAGHMDLSQHPEEISRPVLDGLLHWAVCPAAHGQDPFPTVGPNSSLSPQRLALEALCKLCVTECNVDLVVATPPYSRLQRLCSVLTRLLCRSEEQVLREFGVNLLHFLSAADSGVARTIALQTPCVALLVAFIEQAESSALGVANQHGLAALRDNPESMGTSLDMLRRAAGTLLNLARHPDNRTLLLQHESRLLALVMSQILDQQVAAIVARVLFQCSRGT; encoded by the exons ATGAGACCAACCCCTTCTCCTACAGGATCTACAGGTTCTCGCTCGATGTCCCCTGCTGTTG GTCAACAAAACGTTCAGATGCCTCCACGCCCGTCAAGTAGCCAGTCAGATGGTAGTGGACCAGCACGAATGAGTCACTCTCCTATGACAACTCAAG GAGCATACCAGCAGCCATTGGGTCCTTCGCCACACATGCATAGCTATAAAATGAATAACACTGGTCCTGGTGTTGTTCAACCAGGACCTGGTTCTACAAGCCTTGGTGGAATAAACCCAATGGGTGGTGGTATGGGATATGCAGCTGGTGGAACGGCTGCAGGTCAGCCTGGGGGTTATCATGGGCAAGGTCCCTATCCACCTCCCCGTCCACATGTACAATTTCCACAGGGATATCCATCACCAGCTAATTCACAACCACCACCCAACAATCAGTATCAAGCTTCTAATAGGCCCAATAATTTGGTGCAATATCCTCCATATACA CATAAAATGGGATTTAATAGTGTACCACCAGGGATGCCACCTAGTCCAGGACCACCTCAGGTTTATGGAGGTAGTGGTACAACAGGTATGGTACCACCAGGTGCCCCTGGAGTAGCCGTGATTGGTAATATGGGTCCACCAGCAAGTTCAATGGGTCCTCCACCTCCATCCCCTAATCACGTTAGTAGTCAGCCACCACCAACCAGCTCAGCTGTACCACATTTGCATACTCCTGCGGCTACACCACCTCTCAATCACGAAGGAAGTCCAATGCCTCCACCAAGTACTACACCCAATTCACATCCCGCTTCAACACCAACACCAACTAGCCATAGTTCTGCAGATCTTACTACTGAAACTTCTAATGATAGTGGCATAACTACCACTGCTTCAG GTACATCAGTTATAAATGTTACTTCCACTTCAAGTGGCACTGTCACATCTGTAATAACAACTGGTCCTGATGGTACATCCTTAGATGAAGGTTCTCAACAGTCGACGTTGTCAAACGCATCAGCTG ctTCTGGAGAAGATCCAACATTTCCACCAAAGGTACGGAAGGATATGATGGGAGGATATCATAGCCATCCAACTACACCACAGAGTACAGTTCCATCACCTGGTGCTGCGAGTATTAACTCGATACATGAAGAATATCCTGATATGAACAGTCCTGGTTGGCCACGTACTCCTGCTAGTCCT gTATTTAACAGTCATGTGCCTCAAGACCCGTACAGACCTAAG AAACCAGACAGTTTAGCAAAGCTGTATGAAATGGATGATACAATGGAACGAAGAACATGGTTGGATAAATTAGTTAACTTCATGGAAGAACGAAGAACACCTATTACTAGCTGTCCTACCATCTCCAAGAACCCCCTCGACCTATTTCGGCTATACCTCTACGTGAAAGAGAGGGGGGGCTTCATGGAGGTATGCAAG GTGACCAAAAATAAAACGTGGAAAGATATAGCTGGATTATTGGGCATTGGTGCAAGTAGTAGTGCAGCATACACACTAAGGAAACACTATACCAAGCATTTGTTAGCGTATGAATGTCATTTCGACCGTGGAGGTGTTGATCCTCAGCCTATCATAAATCAAGTTGAAGCTGGTTCAAAAAAGAAACCATCAAAGGGAACTGCCTCCGTACCCTCACCAG GATCTTCCAATTCACAAGATTCCTTCCCTGCTGCTGGATCAAGTAATGCTTCCATGGATGGTTATGGAAGTTATCAGAGTGGTTATACCGGTGGTACACCCGGAGGACCCTCGTCAGAGTATACACCTCCTCCTCCGAGACCACCTAGTCAGAGTAGTGCACCTTCTCCACATCAAG GTGGTTTGAACCAGGGCGGGCAGAATAGCACGAATCCGTTCGACGACGGCGTGGGACGCCTTTTTCGCAAGTCGAACGCAACGCCCCACCCTGGTCCGCTACGAGCCTCAG gcATACAACAAGGCAGTTACCAGAATACAGGTTCCTACCAAAACTACCCCCAAGATCAGTACAACCGGTCGCAAGCAAACACGCTGTCACAACAGGGAGAATTTAATCAACCTTACTCACCGCGATCACATTATTCACCTTATGTACCAGATGTTGATAG AGGATACCCTGGAGGAAATATGCCGCCGAACAATGCTAGCGGACAAGATATATACAATAGATATAGTAGTAGTCAACAGCCAGCAAATTATTCGGCGGGTACACCACCTAATGCAAGAAGTAATAGCTATCCATCTGCGCCTCAAGCACATCCACCTACTGTACCGCAACAAACGGCAACGAGCCAACCTTCTTCACCTTCACAGCCTTCTGCTGCTTCATCTTATTCTTGCCCTCAAGATTATTATCGACCAGAACAG GGTGGATATGGAGCTCCTGGAGGAACACAGATATACTCAGGTGGTGCGAGTGCAAATAAGAATAtgccaccgccaccgccagGTCCAAATCCACCTAGACGTCACCCAGATTTTGCCAAAGACCAACAGTATCCGCAATATAATCAGCAACGACCAGCCTACCCAg GATGGCCAAATACAACTAATCAGTACAATAGTAATAGTGGAAATAATAGAGTTCAGTATCCATCTCAACCACCACAACCCCAGGTACAGCAACAACAACCACAaccgcaacaacaaacaccACAGTCTGCTTCTTCTACACCTTCGTCAGTACTTCCTAATAGTCAACAGTGGGGTAGTCAGCAACCAAATAGAACCACACCTCAGCCGACATTGAATGCTATAGCTCACGCTCCTCCACCGTGGGATCATCGTTACACGAATCAACCGTCCCCTCTTTATCCTACACCTGGAAATCATCAG AATCAGCTTGGTATAAATCCCATGATTAGCCAGCAACCAACATCGAAAAGAGAAATGACATTCCCTCCCGATAGTGTAGAAGCGATGACACCACTTCTGTATAAACGGCGGAAACTTACACGTGCCGATGTAGCACCGATAGAAGCTTGGCGTATTATGATGGCCCTGAGGTCAGGCTTATTAGCCGAAAGCTGTTGGGCTCTTGACGTATTAAATATCTTACTATTCGATGACTCTTCT GTAAGTTATTTCGGGCTGGCACACTTACCTGGGCTGTTGGATGTTTTGTTGGAACATTTCTCACGTTCTTTGTCCGATATGTTCGAATCACCAGTAAACGAAGATGATCGAAATTGGAATCAATCAGCAGATGGTCCGGAGGTCGATCTCGGTGCCGTAACACGTCCCATTGATCCTGAAGATCGAACGAAATTACTTTCATCAGCAAATTACACGTTTTTGTCGAGACGTGGTCGTCCAGTAAAAATCGTTCCAAGGGACGACGATTTGTTTGTTCTAGACACAAGGAGGTCTTGGGATCATCAAGACTGTGAATCAGAAACTGAACCCTGGCAAGTTGATAATAATACCACTAAGTACATAGTGACGTGTTTTCAATCTGAAATAGGATCAGTACCATTTGCCCGCCTCCTTCGAGACGAGAAACCGCCTTTGCTGCAGAAGGAAGTAGAGTGTACAGACATGAAAGACGAAACCAAAGCAGATTCTGGTACACTCGAAGCATCAGAGTTCTCTCAAAAGACAGCTGAACCCGGGGAGAAACCAAAAGAAACGAATGAGAAGAAACAGCTagacaagaagaagaagacaaAAACTTTGAGTGATGTTTTGTCGAGGATTAAGAAAGAACCGGTTGAGATGAATGATCTTACGAGAGAACTATTTGAGAAAAAGAACGACGGGTTCAAGAAAGAATGTGACACCGAGACAAAGGTGAATAACAATATGGGCGAACACTTTGCAGATATACCGAAACCCGAAGAGGAGGCTGTACCTACACAAAACGGTTTGAACGACATGACAAGTAACGCCGAGGTGGAGAAAATTGAGATCAAAGTGGAGAACGAGGAACAAGAATCAGTAATGAAAGATGATAATAAGGAGGGACCaagattaaatataaaagatccAGCTGGCACGTTAAAAAGAAGACGAATAAGTGACTACGAGGACGAGAGTTACTCGAGGGACGAAGCAAGTTTGTACCTTGTTACAGAGACGCAAGACAACCTGGCTCGACGTTGCGTCTGTTTGTCCACAATTCTAAGGAATCTCACATTTATCCCGGGCAACGAGGCTGAGTTCGCCAAGAATGTAACGTTTCTGAGTCTTCTTGGTAAGTTATTGTTACTGCATCACGAACATCCGGTAAGGACGCAGAAGACACGAAACTACGATCGCGAGGAGGACGCAGATTTCGCAGACTCTTGCAGCAGCTTACAAGGAGAGAGCGAATGGTGGTGGGATTTTTTGCATCACATCAGAGAAAACGTGCTGGTTATGGCAGCAAACATAGCCGGTCACATGGATCTAAGTCAACACCCGGAAGAAATATCTCGACCGGTGTTGGATGGTCTTCTGCATTGGGCGGTGTGCCCTGCTGCTCATGGACAAGATCCTTTCCCCACTGTTGGCCCGAATTCTTCTTTATCACCGCAACGACTAGCACTGGAGGCTTTGTGCAAGCTTTGCGTGACGGAATGCAACGTGGATCTAGTAGTTGCTACACCCCCGTACTCAAGACTTCAGAGACTTTGCTCGGTATTGACCAGGTTACTCTGCCGAAGTGAAGAGCAAGTGTTGCGCGAGTTCGGCGTGAACTTGCTTCACTTTCTATCTGCAGCAGACAGTGGTGTGGCTCGTACGATCGCTTTGCAGACACCCTGCGTGGCCCTATTGGTGGCGTTTATCGAACAGGCAGAATCAAGTGCATTGGGGGTTGCAAATCAACATGGATTGGCTGCACTACGTGATAATCCTGAGTCAATGGGCACCAGTTTGGACATGCTGCGACGTGCTGCTGGTACGCTGCTGAACCTCGCCAGGCATCCTGATAACAGAACTCTGTTATTACAGCACGAATCACGATTACTCGCCTTGGTGATGAGTCAAATTTTAGATCAGCAAGTGGCCGCAATCGTTGCTCGTGTATTGTTCCAGTGTTCCAGGGGCACGTAA